The following are encoded together in the Candidatus Krumholzibacteriia bacterium genome:
- a CDS encoding permease-like cell division protein FtsX, whose product MHSTQARYLVREGMVGLVRRRLSGTVAVLIMGSSLLMLAIFSIVSINLDRILQTVRGDIDVVVYLRDDIHEADQAVLHEDLLSMAGVHAVRYVGRDEALQRFRGEIADDSELLDALEANPLPASFELSLDALGQDAKRLESLTGSLGRYPGVEEVVAEIEWVRRLDRFSSVFMLVTAVIGVIVLVSAVFVISNTVRLTVEESAEQVAIMKLVGATNAFIRTPFVIGGALQGAAAGVLAMGVLLVAGHFVRQHIDGVFFFGTGQVLGFVVLSTLLGAGGSLVALRRHLRL is encoded by the coding sequence ATGCATAGCACGCAGGCGCGCTATCTCGTGCGCGAGGGCATGGTGGGCCTGGTGCGCCGCCGGCTGAGCGGCACGGTGGCCGTACTGATCATGGGGTCGTCGTTGCTCATGCTCGCGATCTTCAGCATCGTCAGCATCAATCTCGATCGCATTCTCCAGACGGTGCGCGGGGACATCGACGTGGTCGTCTACCTGCGCGACGACATTCACGAGGCCGATCAGGCCGTGCTGCACGAGGACCTGCTGTCGATGGCCGGAGTGCACGCGGTGCGCTACGTGGGCCGCGACGAGGCCTTGCAACGATTCCGGGGCGAGATCGCCGACGACTCCGAACTCCTCGACGCGCTCGAGGCGAATCCCCTGCCCGCGAGCTTCGAGCTCTCGCTCGACGCGTTGGGGCAGGACGCGAAGCGGCTCGAATCGCTGACCGGATCGCTGGGCCGATATCCCGGTGTGGAGGAAGTCGTGGCCGAGATCGAGTGGGTGCGCAGGCTCGATCGATTCTCGTCGGTGTTCATGCTCGTGACCGCCGTCATCGGAGTGATCGTGCTCGTCTCGGCCGTGTTCGTGATCAGCAACACCGTGCGCCTGACCGTCGAGGAGAGTGCCGAACAGGTCGCGATCATGAAGCTGGTCGGGGCCACGAACGCCTTCATCCGTACCCCCTTCGTCATCGGTGGAGCCCTGCAGGGGGCCGCGGCCGGGGTCCTGGCCATGGGCGTGCTGCTGGTGGCGGGCCACTTCGTGCGGCAGCACATCGACGGGGTCTTCTTCTTCGGCACCGGACAGGTGCTGGGCTTCGTGGTCCTGAGCACCCTTCTCGGAGCCGGAGGCAGCCTGGTGGCCCTGCGTCGGCACCTGCGTCTCTAG